The region ttaattttgttcattcataattagatctaacggttataatttattcatatattttcatataaaaaattattctcaTAAGATATATCCGCTCATTTTAGTCAATTTAGTTACAGTAGCCTTTATTACTGGtgttgaatgttttttttttataggtaaatgctagttgttagaaatgttagtaaattaatttctCATTCaggttcgaacccgggacccttcacccttcctCTCACCCAACCATTAtgtctctaactcttaccacttgagctatctttCGGAGACACCGGTGTTATATGTGATGAATTCTTCACATGATGACATGATGTTCTTACTTGGCTTTTCTGCTCAATACTGaatttttcccattgttttgtATCTTTTTATTGCTTTTTTTTGTGTGTAGGGTTTGTGTCCCTGCGAGTACGGCCGGCCCAACACTAAATGAGGtataaaacaaattttaaagtgagattttttacctaaaaaagtttttagtaaatttttttttgggatcTTCTTTACTtaccaaaaataattttgtggCCATTTTTTTACTTAGTCATTTTTTTTTGGGCCTAAAACCCTTGTTTGTGTGGCTTTACCCTTAAACCGACCCTGACTATGTGGTTTACTTCTTTTTGATCCGCTCTATATGTCTGAGGAAAGACAATGGATAAAATGAAAAGTATTGAGTTATGGTAAAAAGTTGTATGTgaattgattttactttttctttttctatactTTCATATTTAGTTGGAATGCATTTGTAAACATAAAATATCCATGCAGTTGCTTTGCTTtccttttgttttattttattatacatGCATGTCTGATGTCTCCTTTCTTTGACTCTCGAGGTTTATATAACTTGGTTAAATTTAGTAATTGTATAGTCTTTAGGGTTAaacatcatattagtccctgtctttgtgtcgccgtctgatctaggtccctcgtcggaaaaattattgtaaatggtcctcatgtttgaaatatttttggagcggatcctcgccggaggtCGGAGCTCCGGTGAATGCTTAAATGACATGCTGACTGGGATCAAAATGCTTATGTggatttttaaacaaaaaaaataaaaaataaattacacatcataaaatttaaaaaataaaaaaaacccaaattaccccaaattaattaattaaaattaaacttattaagtaaaaaattaaaaaccccaATTCTCCTAATACCTATTTTAATTCTGTCAAAACATCATCTTTCATTCTTCTTCATACTTGCTATTGTGAAACATGGAACAAAAGGACAAAAAAATTCTTTCTAATTGCCGATAGGCTAAACCCCATTCAATTTGTGCTGGTGAATGAAATCCCAAATTAAAACTTGTTATTGATTCATCTATTTCATGGTCCTTGGTGAATCTAATTCAGTTATAGCAATTCCCTGCACTGACACAATCAAAGCCATCAAATTTGTCTTCTGCACTTTCCCAGCATCCAAACAAGATATGCAGAACCTGTGCAGATGGGGAAAATCGCAAACCATGGGTGCGAACGGGTACCTTGGTGAGTCCAAACGAATCAAAATGAGAGAGCCCTCAACCTCTCCTCTTCCACTTCGCACGACAGAGCCCTCAACCTCTTTCTCGGCCTTCGATTCACATTTCACAGCAACACCAAGCGGTTGtttggtctgggttcttctggGTTTTGCTTCCATGCttttcatcttctccttctctcataAACTCAGATCCAAACTTAGATTGGGGGGATTTCGGTTGGGGGTTGGGGTTTTGGTTTGGTTCCGATTGCAGGTGGGGTTGGGGTGGTTCCGATTGCAGGTGGGTGGGGGTTGGGGTTGAGGGGGTGTGGGTGCGGGTGAGgtttgagggtgagggtgagggtgagggtgagggtgaggttgcaggtgggtgagggtgagggtgagggtgggtGAGGCCGTGagtgaggttgcaggtggatggtagaagatgatgatgatattcTGGAAAATGATTCTGAGTTAGGGGATGGAGAAGAACTTAGATATGAACCCTAAATTGGTAGGGATAATTGAGAATTTGGGGTTAATTTGTGGAATTGAAATTAATCTGGGAAGGAAAtgaatttgttaattaattatgtttaattttagttaattagattaataaaactgacatgtaattttttttttttaattttttttataatccaCGTCACCTCATTAAACCCAGTCAGCATGTTATttaagcactcgccggagctctgacatccggcgaggatccgctccaaaaatatttcaaacatGAGGACCATtcacaataatttttccggcgagggacctagatcagacggcgacacaaagacagggactaatatgatgttTAACCCTAGTctttatataaacatatatatgtgTGTCTTTACTAAAATTTCATATGTGGAAGCGATCAAACGTGCTTGACATTGCAAGAAGAGCCGTGATCACTAATAAGATCCGTAAGATCCGTCAGCATTAAACACCAAGAAGATTGCACAAGTACGTTTCTTAAATAATTTTACAAGTATATCACCCTTAGAAATCTCATATTGGCTAGAGATAATATAATGTAAATAGTCTTTATAAGCgtagagcaaccctcacctCTTGAGTTAATTTTTGGGTTGATCGAGTTAGGTCTCCCATGTTTTAATATGGTATGAGAGCATATCATAAATCCGTCTGTTAGTAAAAACCTCTCATATTTGGCCAGTAAAGACCTCTCATATTTGGGCAGTTGTGCAGATGTCCATATAGGGCAAAACTAAATGTACCATCCTCACACATTTCTTCACCATCCTCATTTGTTGAAAATGACTGAAATACTCCTAACTGTTTACACTCTTCACCATCTCCATTCTCTTCACAACGTAGCGCAAACTAGTTTGCAAAAGCTAAATAATTGATTACTGCAAATTAGAATAAGATAGTTTATTTCTGCATTTTAGTTTGTGGTATGTTGATTTTATACATACCGCAAACTAAAATACAGTAGTTTAATATCTTATTCTAGTATACGGTAGTCAATTATTTAACTTCCTCAAACTAGAATGCGGTACCTTTATTGAGTTACATAAAACTACCGCATTCTAGTTTACTGTATATACTAAATCACAACATACAACAAACTATTTTGCGGAGGCTAATTAATTGACTGTCACAAACTAGAACACGATTGTCACTTTTCGTGAATTTGCATACCGTAACTAGGAGATGGCAGGACAAAATGTGTACATTTAGCTTCCTCAAAATTTTCTCCGGAATGTAACTAAAATCCAAAAATAGCTTCCGCATAACTATCTGCATAACACCAAGTAATCATACAGTAGCTCAAAAACATGggaagagagaagatgaagacttaaGGGAGGGACGAAGTTTTATGTAAGGATAAGAGGAAAGAGGTAGACATTAAATTTAACAACTCATCCATACGTGAAAATGAAACATTTGAATAATTAAATCAATGAGATAAGAATCACAAGTCAGGTTTCTAACATGAGTACCAATGACCTATCAAAATTTTCTACATACATAACATAAGACCCTAGTATAGAATCTAGAAATGAAATATGAGCTGAAGCTGTAGTTGTAGTAGTAGAAATAGTGGAAGTGATGGTCAGAGTGTCAATTTGATGCTTTGCTTGTCTCCAGGCAGGGCATAAATGAATTCTGTCACAAATGGTTGGATACTAGAGATATTATAAAACATAACCACAAAAATTATGTTCGATGGATGACACAGCAGCACTTTGGCACGAACTTCGACTAACACTTTGCTTCCGTGGAAAACACCTTGTGCTGAATCCTCAAAAGTCACTGAACTATATGGCCAACAGAGATCACAACTTCAACAGAAATGAAAGAGACTGGCCAAGTAGAATCATATCAAAGCCAAAGAGTAAAAAACAAACTCGCTTTATTCTGTTTCTTTTTGATGCGTATTCTTCTTCTCGTCCACCCTATGACGGAATAACTTGGCTATGTGTCTCCTTTCACAGTCCTGGGcatcaaaacaagaaaaaacattaaatttagTACTTTCATCCTACCCCCACAGTATCAACTAAGTGGAAACTGGAAAGCAGCTATCTATATATGAAGTTATGTTTAACGTTCTTCACCTTGAACATATTAAGATGAAAAGGTTTATCAGGATTCATCCTCCTCAGCTTCTGATAAGTATATGCAAAACTCAACTGATCACGGGGAGTAAATCGGTCGACTTCGTTGAACCAAAGACAGGAGAACAAATTCGACATTGGGGTGTGCGCTCTGATAATAAAAGAACCTTCTGGTACATCTGTGAGAAGAATATATACATGAGTCAGTTAGTGGCATTACATTTAATCAACAACTTTGAGAATTGAAAGGAGAGAAACCCTTCAAAGAACATACTGCTTGGAAGAAGCTTGTTAGGATCTGATGCGTTAAATCTTTGCAGTCCATCAGCCTGGTAGAATGCAAATTGTTGATCTATAACCGTGTGATTAAACTTGTTCAATTTCTTGTTCCGTGCTACCTCTTCCCACACGCAATGCCGATCGTAGTGATTGGATATTGCAAATTCATAACCCTTTCGCCACAAGAAGTACTCCAAGATCAGTAAAGGATCAAGCTGCAGCCGCAATTTGCTATCCAACCAAATTGAATACCTGAAACAAATTTGAAAGAATTGCAAAGGCATAAAATTATTGAACATATAAGAAAATCAATAATATCAATAATAAACCTCCTTAAGATTTCAGATAGCTATCTATCATTTTATAGAACACTACATCAAAAAGAGGTTTATACACCTCCAACGTACAAAAAGAACATTTGAATACACAATTAGTTTCAACAAGTATAATGAAGCCTTAATCCCAAATATCTTCATAcccataaattaataataaaaggATATGATACTCCACATGAATACTCATTCACCGTTCAACCCCCCATCAAGGATTCATCACCCAGTAACCTTCGTGCAATTATTGATTTTATCGACAATGATACTAGTCATCTATATTACTGTCATACTTTTAAGTTTCCACATTACCGTCCTCTTTCCAATACTAACTAGTTGGTCCAATAAAAGAATCAAAACCACCTAAAATAAAACTTCACCGCTCAAACTTAAATTAAAGTGATACATCATCAACATATCTTTCTTGGTTTATAGTGCCAATGAGAAGTTACCGTGATTAAAACACGATTCAAATTAACATTGTCAAGAATCAAAAGAACAACACATGTCAGATTCGATTCAATCTCACCTGGCAAATGGAAAAAGTCGATGTGGCAATAACTTAGGTATTTTGCCCACCCTCCGCATATCGTCATAAGGTAGATTCTTCACTACCACTAACTTCCAAAAGCCAATGAAACCCGATCTATCAGGTGCATGACCTTCAGCAGTAAGTGTTCGTACTGTAATTTCATCAGTAAACATGACAAAGCAGACATTTTTCTTTGACAAACGAGAAACCTGAAATCCCAATGACTTGCATTAATATAACAGAACATGCTTGATAACAATTGCATCTTCAGTTGATGATTCACGAACATAAGAAAGGTGAGAAATGATTATCAGTTGGTAGGTAAATGCATAAACTTGAGTatgcaaaaaaatcttttttccctttttcacAGGCAACATACAAAATCGAAGGAGCATTGAGTGTTTATTTTTCATCATTTGTGAAGCCAAACATTTGATAACCAACTCTCACAGGGAACTTATTTTCCCTTACAGTATGTTATGTGCTGTAAACATTTTTGTCAATGATGAATATTTGCTGTAAGCAAAGATAACATTCCAGTCAATTTTCATATATTTGCTTAATATCTCATTGTTAAGGAATCCATCTCTCTCTGTTTGCCTTCTACAGTACGACACATACGTACAAACATAAGAAGGTTGTTACCATCTTCACAAGTGCATCAAAGCGGGGTGTAAGCCCAGAAACGAAGGACACAACCATCTAAACTACAACCTATCATGTCAGATTAAACAAACAGTAAATACCTCAAGCATGCATATGCTTACGACCATGCTAAAATGCAAACAGTTGGTATCAATTTCTGGAGAGACTTTGGGCAATGTCATAATCAAAATTCATGACTAGATTTGGATTAGAATAATTGTAGATGCAGCATAAAGTAGAATGtgctacaatttttttaatggaaatcagaaaacaataaaaatttatttgaaaaatcACACCAAGTGATTCTTAATCTCTAAACACCTCTTGAACCCCACAAACAGAAATAAATGATAAAGCACAACCCATTACCGTTTTCGTGCCTGGGTTCCTCAAGCGATCAGAATTTCCAAATATGCATGAAATCACAGCAATATGGCATCTGCTAATGTAACTTGCATCATTTTCTGCCAAGTCAAATCCAGTGCTAGGAGACCCTTCAGGACCATTAATAAAACCGCAGTTTATTTTCTGATCACGTGCCAAAAATgagttttctctctcttctaagCTCTGATGCCCTGCAAATCTGGGCAACCAATGCTCTTCTCCCGGGGGCTTCTCTTCTGTCTCTGTGTAGTGTAAGTTAAATCTTGAAAATTTTCTACTTTCTAGTGGTTCTACAAGCTGCGAAGTTGAGTTCAACAACTTCATATCACAGGATCCTGTAAAATAGGTGACACGTCAAGGAGGTTAAAGAACCTTTTagcttttttttcttatttatattattgGATAAAAATGGTGATATAGAAAATATTGAATGAGCAATTCTAGGAGTGTTTGGTAAAATCTAAAAGTGGCTTTAAAACAGTTCAATATAAAACCGATAAGATATATCTGCATAAACTTGGATCTATTACTGAACTACACTTATTTGTCTGAAATTGGTTTCAAataatttgctagattttgaccGATGAGATAAAATGGTGACAGCAGGAAGTGAAGAGTGAACCTAGTCTATACAGCTTTCCACAGAAGTAAATTAAAccaaaaaactattttaatgaTACAAACAATATCAAATATTTAAGAAGTTAGAAAATATCTTGATTCTTGAATTATGATAAACACTCCCTCCCACGGCGCCCCCCGAAATATTGCAGCAAATGTAGGATATAAGTAGGAGCCATATTACCCATGCGAGTTCGTTTAAACTGTTTGTATCTAGATGACCATCTCCTGACTTACAAACTTATTAAAAAGGTATTGAAATAGTATATTCATTAATTTTGTCACTTTTCTACAGAAAATCAACCTAAAATATTTGGCTGCAGTGTTCAGATGAAGTCATCAACTAATGAGCACTGATTAGAGTCACTACATTCTTAGATCACGggtatattaattatataaatcaAAAGGTAAAGGTTAGAAAAATAGTCGATGGATCACTGTAGCTCACCAAATAGCATAAAGCAGGTAATCAACATCAACAGCTCATCATTCTATTAATTTCTTTTGCCAGGTGAagttattataaaataagtagTAAGATTACAAAATATGAAAGTAGAAAGAAAACCAGGAGGAACCGAGCAACACAGAAGCAATGATTCTGACTTCTTGAATGCAGATATTTACTTTTTTAATCATAACGGTTAAACAATTGTTTAAGCACCCTTCAATATAAAAACTCCAGGTAGTTTTTGATGCTGCCAAAACCCTAGTCCAATGGCCAAAGTAACCAAACTAATGAGTGTATATTGGATACAATAAAGGTTTGGCAGTATGATAGGTACCACCAATGAGCAGCAAGAAATTACTGAATTTTATTGAAAGAATGATATGAAAACTACACAAATTTCCTGGTGTTCGAGATACTAGGACTCTCTCCAAAAGGCCCAGATTACAATTCTGATACCCTCCTCTTTCATCTTTCCCCCTATTTATAGCCTATCACCTCTTACTCTCTAATTATCtcttaactaactaactaaagGGTTGTTACTTAATCAAATTATTAACTGGATTGGAGATAAATCACTTCCAAATGAAAAGTCTAACGTTTCTGTTGCAATTTGAGAATGCAAGGTCCATGAAAGTTACTATTTGGTTCAGCGTTAGCAACCTTGCCTTCTGAAAATAAAGTTAGGGTTCAATATAAAGGGACCAACCCCCTTCCCCCAAAGCGCATGTGTTAAGGCCCCCCATTGGTCATGGTGAAAAATATACTGCAGACAGTGCTAATAAATTGATCAGTAAAACTAGAAAACAAatgcaaaaagaaagaaagcacAAGGTACTTAGTTAcctaaccctaaaccttaaaaacaaaaccatgagaacaccaaaataaaaagaaactgGAATGAGAAACAAGAAATGCATCATGTCTCAAGAAATCATCCTTTAATGAAAATAGCCAAGATATTCCCCCTCACTCCAACCCATAGAAGGCCCTTGTGTTTCCACAGTTCCCCATTTCCAGATTATCTGCCTGAAAAGGCAACTTCTATTCAAGAattaaccccccccccccctccctccAAAAAAAAAGGTATATTATTTGTCCCTAAGTAAAAGTACAGATAAGATGAATATGACAAAAGTCACTAGCAATTCTAATCTTTGTGAATAGCAGTTTTGGGGTAATAAATGACTAGTGATACTGAACACATGCAAATAATTCTCCAGAAGAGGCTAATACAACAATAGATGTCTTACGAAATCTACTGAAAACACAATGAGAAATAATAAACTTCACCTGAGAATTTGCGACGCTTGccttttttctttgtttcagGATGTGATTTTCTGTTTGATTGCTCATTTGCATGCCTAGAATTTGTTTGTCCATTATGAGAAACTTTTTTGTTTAAGGAAGATTCTGCACCATCAATATCCTCAGAAGTATTATCATTGATTCCCACATCAGAAGAATCATGGGAGTCTTTCTGAACTTCATTATCCGAACTTAGTACTTTAGGGTTAGAGTGTTTCCCTCCCATATTTTTACTATCAGTAGAGTCTTCCATTTGGGCATCATGAAAATCGAAAAAGTCATCATACTCATCATCAATGTCATCTGCTGCGTTCTTCTTTTCCAGATCAGCATCATGCGACATTTTCCCATCATCTTCAGTAGAGTGTCCCAGATTCTTCAAAGAAGCCTCATATTCTGCTTCATACCTTTTCAATTCATGACGTCCAGCTTCATTATACAAGCCAACACCTTTTCGCTTTAAACCTGTGTGGGAACCATCCTGAGAAGACTTCATATCATGATTCATCTTCACAGGAGCATCATCTTTAGTATGTTCATCTCGAGGATCCCTACTTGTCTGCTCCATCATTTTCTCATCATAATCTCCATCCCTTCTCCTATCATCCCTATCCCAATATCTTGAATCTCGGCCATGTCCCTCAGACCCATGTCCAAAGTCAAGAACTTTCTTTCTCTGAATTCGTGGTACATTTGTAAGAAAATCAGACTCACTCTTTACTTCATCAGTATCATCACCACTGTGGCTTATTTCTGCAACCACACATTGGCAATCTTAAAACAACAGAAACAAAATCATTTGAATACAATAATAATACTATCTCAgctaaaaaacatcatataTGGATAACAATTAAATGAACATTGACTATGAAGCAAAGCAAACATTTGTTTTGACACAGATtatttgtaacatcccgacttgacgactAGCCTCACGATAACAACACGTGTCTTtccagcgcgctttgtcctcacttgttcgggtgcgagatcggttcattcatgtgtccctccgcctagaagcctgccaggagccgctccttgtccgtgcctcactgcaccggcgatcactcgtCGGTGCCCCGGGTGTCACATTATTCTCACTGACCTAATGGATGAAACCATTGAGCTCCCTCTATAAGCTACCAAATA is a window of Lotus japonicus ecotype B-129 chromosome 5, LjGifu_v1.2 DNA encoding:
- the LOC130717340 gene encoding uncharacterized protein LOC130717340, encoding MAQQRQSGTERLGVRTHDLHLANGSAADHVAVGIRGGVAHKQQRLRRLARSARGKSLSMAAILVFLFLVLVVTLLAFSYISRDEISHSGDDTDEVKSESDFLTNVPRIQRKKVLDFGHGSEGHGRDSRYWDRDDRRRDGDYDEKMMEQTSRDPRDEHTKDDAPVKMNHDMKSSQDGSHTGLKRKGVGLYNEAGRHELKRYEAEYEASLKNLGHSTEDDGKMSHDADLEKKNAADDIDDEYDDFFDFHDAQMEDSTDSKNMGGKHSNPKVLSSDNEVQKDSHDSSDVGINDNTSEDIDGAESSLNKKVSHNGQTNSRHANEQSNRKSHPETKKKGKRRKFSGSCDMKLLNSTSQLVEPLESRKFSRFNLHYTETEEKPPGEEHWLPRFAGHQSLEERENSFLARDQKINCGFINGPEGSPSTGFDLAENDASYISRCHIAVISCIFGNSDRLRNPGTKTVSRLSKKNVCFVMFTDEITVRTLTAEGHAPDRSGFIGFWKLVVVKNLPYDDMRRVGKIPKLLPHRLFPFARYSIWLDSKLRLQLDPLLILEYFLWRKGYEFAISNHYDRHCVWEEVARNKKLNKFNHTVIDQQFAFYQADGLQRFNASDPNKLLPSNVPEGSFIIRAHTPMSNLFSCLWFNEVDRFTPRDQLSFAYTYQKLRRMNPDKPFHLNMFKDCERRHIAKLFRHRVDEKKNTHQKETE